From the Lathyrus oleraceus cultivar Zhongwan6 chromosome 4, CAAS_Psat_ZW6_1.0, whole genome shotgun sequence genome, one window contains:
- the LOC127138481 gene encoding uncharacterized protein LOC127138481 has product MATAPSSSSPPPPVTADTSTTPPPSSSVVPKASPSPVSAIDFFSLCHLLKTRKRTRWLRSDVKNPESMADHMYRMSLMALIAPDVPGLDRNKCIKMAIVHDIAEAMILDTTPLDEISKEIKHQRGKAAVDYMCRILGVGEGSRGKEITELWMDYEANSSPEAKFVKDLDKVEMILQALDYEEDEQGNDLDEFFRSTAGKFQTEIGKAWASEIVSRRNHT; this is encoded by the exons ATGGCCACCGCACCTTCATCATCGTCGCCGCCACCGCCTGTCACCGCCGACACCAGCACCACTCCACCGCCTTCTTCTTCGGTAGTTCCCAAGGCTTCCCCTTCTCCTGTCTCCGCCATCGATTTCTTCTCCCTCTGTCACCTGCTCAAG ACAAGAAAGAGAACAAGATGGTTGAGAAGTGACGTTAAGAATCCAGAATCTATGGCTGATCATATGTATCGAATGAGTTTGATGGCGCTGATTGCACCGGATGTTCCCGGTCTTGACCGAAACAA GTGCATAAAAATGGCCATTGTTCACGACATTGCAGAAG CAATGATTTTGGACACAACCCCCCTTGATGAAATTTCAAAAGAAATAAAGCATCAACGAGGAAAAGCGGCAGTTGATTATATGTGCCGAATACTTGGAGTAGGAGAAGGATCAAGAG GAAAGGAAATTACTGAGCTGTGGATGGACTATGAAGCAAATTCTTCTCCAGAAGCGAAATTTGTCAAGGACCTTGACAAG GTCGAAATGATACTTCAAGCGCTGGATTATGAAGAAGATG AGCAAGGGAATGATCTGGATGAATTTTTCCGCTCGACTGCTG GGAAGTTTCAAACTGAAATTGGCAAAGCTTGGGCATCAGAGATTGTTTCAAGAAGGAACCATACCTAA